TCGGACCGGAAGCCCCGGCGCGCGTCGGCGCCCGGCCCGCGGCCCGCCGCGTCGCTCCCGCTTCCGACAAGACGGAGAAAGGCCGCGCCGCGGCGCAGGGGAGCGCCCGCGGTCCGCGGCGCGCGCCGCGCGAGGCGAGCGAGCGTCAGGAGATCTTCCCCGAAGTGATGGGGTACGGGCCCAACGGCTGGGTCATTCCGCTTCCGGAAGAGGGCGCCTCCTTGGCCGGACGCGGCGTCGATCTCGACTTCTACGCCTGACACCCGTCGATCCCCGTTCAGGCCCCCTGCATCGAGCGGAGCGCGGCGACGATCGACGCCTTGTCCACCGCGCGGATCTGCGCCTCCTCGGCGGTGATCGCGCCGCGGCGCGCCAGGTCCACCAGCGCGTCGTTGAGCGTGACCATCCCGTACTTCTTCCCCGTCTGCATGATCGACGGCACCTGGAACGTCTTCCCCTCGCGGATCAGGTTCGAGATCGAGGGGATGCCGAGCAGGATCTCCATCGCCGCGACGCGGCCGCCGCCGACCTTCTTGCAGAGCACCTGCGCGATCACGCCGCGCAGCGCCTCGGCGAGCATCGTCCGCACCTGCGCCTGCTGGTCGGGCGGGAACTGGTCGATGATCCGGTCCACCGTCGAGACCGCCGTCGTCGTGTGCAGCGTGCCGAAGACGAGGTGCCCGGTCTCGGCCGTCTCGATCGCGATGGCGATCGTCTCGAGGTCGCGCATCTCGCCGACGAGGACGATGTCCGGGTCCTCGCGCAGCGCGGCGCGCAGCGCCCGCTTGAACGACTCGGTGTGCGTCGCCACCTCGCGCTGGTTGACGAGGCAGTTGCGGTTCTCGTGGACGAACTCGATCGGGTCCTCGATGGTGATGATGTGGTCGCGGCGGATCGTGTTGCAGTGGTCGATCATCGCCGTCAGCGTCGTCGACTTTCCCGAGCCGGTCGGGCCGGTGACGAGCACGAGCCCCTTCGTCAGCTTGCAGAGGTCGAGGACCGCCGGCGGCAGCCCGAGCTGCTCCGCGGTGAGGATCTTCGTCGGGATCACGCGGAAGACGGCGCCCGGCCCCTTGCGGTCGGCGAAGACGTTGCAGCGGAAGCGGGAGACGCCGGGGATCTCGTAGGCGAAGTCGGTGTC
This portion of the bacterium genome encodes:
- a CDS encoding type IV pilus twitching motility protein PilT, which codes for MSVAAPAPHRALDGPKPIDALFRTMVERKASDLHLSAGEKPILRVDGDMARIEEHPALGPQELYDLVDAIMPQRNRDEYAEIHDTDFAYEIPGVSRFRCNVFADRKGPGAVFRVIPTKILTAEQLGLPPAVLDLCKLTKGLVLVTGPTGSGKSTTLTAMIDHCNTIRRDHIITIEDPIEFVHENRNCLVNQREVATHTESFKRALRAALREDPDIVLVGEMRDLETIAIAIETAETGHLVFGTLHTTTAVSTVDRIIDQFPPDQQAQVRTMLAEALRGVIAQVLCKKVGGGRVAAMEILLGIPSISNLIREGKTFQVPSIMQTGKKYGMVTLNDALVDLARRGAITAEEAQIRAVDKASIVAALRSMQGA